The Antedon mediterranea chromosome 7, ecAntMedi1.1, whole genome shotgun sequence genome has a segment encoding these proteins:
- the LOC140054733 gene encoding cytochrome P450 1A1-like — MATESEESGKKLRGPPKSLILGHIPQIKYEGKPPKTYTRWSKEYGPVFKINFGPVGDVIVLSGASVLEKAYEPGSENDNNFSRDRWRPAVLEKIGFAGSISWEDWLGGAEERKPFLQEVLKCMDIEGLIKKEAKAVSTVFGKNELVNASDLLNQAVCNILLASTINRGERFDYDDEKFHKLEETLVSNINHRFKGSPANIVQWFWRTPMYTSMRQDHGRLETALQPFIDSHRETFKKDTIQDLIDGYLGGVGETTLDVKEIVNNVKHLFPFYYCLSSAIQWTIVFIIQHSDVQDKIREEIDRFISDVDDVSESVIRKMPYLNAVIKESLRLATPFGQLLPRRSSKDTQFEGYTFKKGIIIFSNLWGPNHDAESWPEPLAFKPERWLDMENDPPGFMPFGSGLRKCPAEEMSMTALGMFLVMIFKRFHLSGVEGNKLPSLDDSSIIMDVIVPNKFDILAKK, encoded by the exons ATGGCTACAGAAAGCGAAGAATCGGGCAAGAAATTGCGAGGACCGCCGAAATCTTTGATATTAGGACATATACCCCAAATTAAATATGAAGGTAAACCTCCAAAGACGTATACTAGATGGAGCAAGGAATACGGACCAGTATTTAAGATAAATTTTGGCCCAGTGGGAGATGTTATCGTACTTAGCGGTGCTAGTGTACTTGAGAAGGCTTATGAACCTGGATCAGAAAATGACAATAACTTCAGCAGAGATAGGTGGAGGCCTGCGGTACTAGAGAAGATCGGATTTGCag GAAGTATTTCGTGGGAAGACTGGTTAGGAGGCGCAGAAGAAAGAAAACCATTTTTACAAGAGGTATTAAAATGTATGGACATAGAGGGTCTAATAAAGAAAGAGGCTAAAGCAGTCAGTACTGTCTTTGGCAAGAACGAGCTTGTCAACGCCAGTGATCTTCTGAACCAGGCTGTCTGTAATATTCTACTAGCATCCACAATCAACCGAGGTGAACGATTCGACTATGACGATGAGAAATTTCACAAATTAGAGGAGACACTCGTGAGCAATATCAATCACAGGTTTAAGGGATCGCCAGCGAATATTGTACAATGGTTTTGGAGAACACCAATGTACACATCCATGCGCCAAGATCATGGCCGACTGGAAACCGCGTTGCAGCCGTTTATCGACTCGCATCGCGAAACCTTCAAGAAAGATACCATCCAAGATCTGATAGACGGTTACTTAGGAGGTGTTGGGGAAACCACATTGGATGTGAAAGAGATTGTTAACAATGTTAAGCATCTCTTTCCGTTTTACTATTGCCTGAGCAGTGCAATTCAGTGGACTATTGTGTTCATAATACAGCACAGTGATGTTCAAGATAAG ATACGCGAGGAGATAGACCGCTTTATATCGGATGTCGATGATGTTTCGGAAAGCGTAATTAGGAAAATGCCGTATCTGAATGCAGTTATCAAG GAATCTTTGAGACTGGCTACCCCATTTGGTCAATTATTGCCGCGTCGTTCAAGTAAGGACACACAATTTGAAGGATACACATTTAAGAAGGGTATTATCATTTTCTCAAACCTTTGGGGACCAAATCATGACGCAGAATCTTGGCCAGAGCCGTTAGCTTTCAAACCTGAACGTTGGTTGGACATGGAGAACGATCCGCCTGGCTTTATGCCATTTGGATCAG GTTTGAGAAAATGTCCAGCTGAGGAAATGTCGATGACAGCACTTGGGATGTTCCTGGTAATGATTTTCAAGCGATTTCATCTCTCAGGCGTTGAAGGAAACAAGCTTCCTAGCCTTGACGATAGTTCAATAATTATGGATGTAATCGTTCCAAACAAGTTTGATATATTAGCTAAGAAATAG